Within the Eucalyptus grandis isolate ANBG69807.140 chromosome 1, ASM1654582v1, whole genome shotgun sequence genome, the region CAAAGCCTCGAAACTCATCACCGTCTTTTCCAACCCAAAAACTTGAGGCCGGAAAAGGATCGACTACATCGAGATGACCCATGCCGAGCTCGTGTTCGTCCCAATCCCTGCCATAGGTCATCTCATATCGATGGTCGAGATGGCCAAGCTCCTCGTTGACCGCGATCCCCGCCTCTCTGTCACTGTCCTAATCATGAAGCTTCCGTTCGATGCCGACGTCGACTCGTACACAAACTCCCTCGCCACTTCTGTGGCTGCTGCCCGCATCCGCTTCGTCCACCTCCCGTGTGAGAACATCGGCACCGAGATCTTGGGTAGCTTCCTCACCGACTTCATTGAAAGCAACAAGCCCCACGTGAAGCGGGCTGTCGCCGAGCTCGTCGACTCGGCCAGCTCGACTCAGCAGCTTGCGGGTTTTGTCCTCGACATGGTCTGCACCACCATGATCGACCTGGCTGACGAGTTAGGAGTCCCGTCTTACGTCTTCTTCACGTCGAGCGCCGCGTTCCTTGGCATGATGCTGCACCTCCAGTTGCTCCAAGACGAGCACCACGTGAACATAACCGAATTCAAGGACTCAGCTAGCGAGCTGGACTTCCCGAGTTTCACGAACCTGTTGCCAGCCAAGGTCTTACCCTCTGTGGTTCTGACGAAGGAGAGCGTCCGACCGTTCCTGGAGCACGCCAAGAGGATGAGAGCCACCAAGGGAATCATTGTAAATACGTTCGACGAGCTCGAACCGCATGCAATGAGATCCTTGGCGGGCCTTGGGGCACCTGCGGTGTACCCCGTGGGGCCTATACTTAGTCTGAATGGTGAGACTAAAGAGAAGGATATTGATGGCCACAGAGGCGATGATATCATGGAGTGGCTCGACAAGCAACCGCCTTCATCAGTAGTTTTCCTGTGCTTTGGGAGCAGGGGATGGTTCGGCGAGGACCAAGTGAAGCAGATGGCTTGCGCGCTAGAGCGGAGTGGGCACCGCTTCTTGTGGTCCCTACGACGGCCGCCACTGTCGAAAGGCCAAGTTGAGATCCCAAGTGACTATGCCGACCCTGCAGAGGTCTTGCCCGAGGGGTTCCTGCACCGGACAGCTAGCGTCGGGAAAGTGATTGGGTGGGCTCCGCAAGCTGCGGTCTTGGCCCACCGGGCAATTGGAGGGTTTGTGTCGCACTGTGGATGGAACTCTACCCTGGAGAGCCTATGGTTCGGTGTTAGAGTGGCTACATGGCCCCTAAGGGCGGAACAACAATTCAATGCATTTGAGCTGGTGGTAGAGCTTGGCCTTGCGACAGAGATCAAGATGGATTATAGGAGGGATTTTAGGATGGAAAGCGGCATCCTAACAGCCGATGAAATAGAGGGCGGAATAAGGAAGTTAATGGAGGAGGCAGGTAGCGATAGTTGGAAGAAGGTGAAGGAGGTGAGCGAAAAGAGCCGAAAGGCGTTGACTGAGGGTGGCTCTTCTTATTTATCTTTGGGTCGTTTGATTGATGACATCTTGAATAATATGCCTTTGATTTAGGTGATTCCAATGGTTGGAATATTTAGTCTTCTGCTGTAAGCATGTTGAACAAAAAATGGTCGCTTGCATTGTACCTGATCAGTTTGTACTCACCAAGTCAGTTTAATGTGTAAACTTTGGATGGATGTTCCACAACATAAaacaaattttcccaaaatatgGGTTTGGTCGAATTTTGAAAGTGTGAATCTAACGTACAACGTCAACATAAAAATACTTTTCCACCAGCGGTGTGACCCGCTTTTAATTTGATGGTTAGTGAGAGATCTGCCACAAAATCCTCATATCTATTGTGGAACGCACCGATTTGTATAAAGTTTTGCTAACGCTAGCGGTTTATCCTCTGATGTTTAGTTCTAAAAACTTGCACACTTCGAATGTTTAAGAATGTCAATTTTGTCTCTTGAACAAACGGGGCCTCCTTCTAGAACAAACGTCTGGGATATAAAAGAATTTAGCATATATTTGCTTTATGAACGACACTATGAATAGAATTAATCATAGTACAACATGAATGGAGTGAAAATGTGAAATATTTATCTAGATAAACACGTCACGGACTGATTCATTTAGAACGTTCAATTTGACAAGTCTTTTGTAAAATCCATCTAGCAATGAATTGAGTCACATAATAATGTTTCACATGAATCAAAATTACATATCAAAATAGGCCATTGTTTGGTTGCATTGGTGTGTGGATGCAactatttttgggaaaattatcaaaaaaatcataaacctattgcaattgtatcgaaattaagtcttaaacattttgtaattgtgtcaattcattctatcaagccaaatttggctagcCAGCATTGAAGTGGCTGCCGGCCGGTGCcggtggacaattttttaatattatttaaattttttcaattcttaattaatttttaatcttctctctctctctctctctctctctctctctctcgcccaaTGACAACGGGGTGAGCTCACCCTCAGTCTGACCTAGTTGATTGCTAGAAGAAGgatggaggagagaaaaaaataaaataaaaacaaagagaaaaaggggctctctctctctctctctctctctctctctctctctctctctctctctctctctcttgcccaACGACAGTGGGGTGAGCTCACCCTTAGTCCGACCTAGTTGATTGCTAGAAGAaggatggaggagagagaaaaaaaaaaacaaagagaaaaaagggggaaaaaagaaaagattaaaaaatgaataaaaacatttgaaaaaaattaaattaaattaaaaaattgtctgtTGGTACCGGCTGACATTCACGTAAGCACTAGTCGGCCAAATTTAgccagatggactaaattgacgcaattacaaaaggtttaggactcaattgacaaaaaaaaagaaagtttagaattgaatcggcataattgtaatagatttatgacttttttggtaattttctcactattttcttttgtccttttcttgtcACGTTGTTGGTGAAATACTTATTTTGCTGTAGAatgggaaaaattgtccaaaaagtcctaaatctattgcacttttgctaattcagtcataaaccttttaactttgccaattgagtcttaaatcttttcactttttgccgattcagtccattcggccaattttggccagaaaatgctgacgtggacaccGGGTGCCACGTAAGATCTCTGGCgccgacgtggacaatttttaataatattttaatattttaaatttttttaaatttttaaatttttaaattttaatttttaattttatgttttttcctttttttttatttttttattttcggctttttccttggccttttccAAAGGCCAGCCACCCCACGGCCACTggctggcctcgcccgccacaggCGAGGCCTAGCCAAGCGAGGAGGAGCATCGGCGAGGgaagccctcgcctaggcgcggcttggcaagggttgcccgggcgaggtcgaccctcccccgccAAGGTGGCCTCGCCGGGCATCGGCCGAGCGATGGCGACGCCTGGCGAGGCCGCCCTAGCcccggcgaggggagccctcgccaaggcttgcccttgcccagGCGAGTGTCGACCTCACCCTTGGCCAGGTGGGCGACGGCTAGCCACCGGCCACAAGCCAATGCCCGCCTAGCCAGGGGCGAGGGctggcctcaccagatctagtcCGGGCAAGGTCGACGCTCactgggcgagggcgagccctgcga harbors:
- the LOC104433865 gene encoding anthocyanidin 3-O-glucosyltransferase 2, which gives rise to MTHAELVFVPIPAIGHLISMVEMAKLLVDRDPRLSVTVLIMKLPFDADVDSYTNSLATSVAAARIRFVHLPCENIGTEILGSFLTDFIESNKPHVKRAVAELVDSASSTQQLAGFVLDMVCTTMIDLADELGVPSYVFFTSSAAFLGMMLHLQLLQDEHHVNITEFKDSASELDFPSFTNLLPAKVLPSVVLTKESVRPFLEHAKRMRATKGIIVNTFDELEPHAMRSLAGLGAPAVYPVGPILSLNGETKEKDIDGHRGDDIMEWLDKQPPSSVVFLCFGSRGWFGEDQVKQMACALERSGHRFLWSLRRPPLSKGQVEIPSDYADPAEVLPEGFLHRTASVGKVIGWAPQAAVLAHRAIGGFVSHCGWNSTLESLWFGVRVATWPLRAEQQFNAFELVVELGLATEIKMDYRRDFRMESGILTADEIEGGIRKLMEEAGSDSWKKVKEVSEKSRKALTEGGSSYLSLGRLIDDILNNMPLI